In one window of Nocardioides sp. DNA:
- a CDS encoding nucleoside deaminase codes for MRAALDEARLALATGDVPIGALVVEASGEVVGRGHNVREAVGDPTGHAEVVALRAAASARGEWRLDGCTLVVTLEPCTMCAGALVLARVSRLVFGAFDDKAGAVGSLWDVVRDRRLNHRPEVVGGVLAPECGALLTDFFRS; via the coding sequence ATGCGCGCCGCGCTCGACGAGGCGCGGCTGGCCTTGGCGACCGGTGATGTCCCCATCGGTGCGTTGGTGGTCGAGGCGTCCGGAGAGGTGGTCGGTCGCGGTCACAACGTGCGCGAAGCGGTCGGCGATCCGACCGGTCACGCGGAGGTCGTCGCGCTGCGGGCGGCTGCTTCGGCACGTGGCGAATGGCGGCTCGACGGCTGCACCCTGGTCGTGACCTTGGAGCCGTGCACGATGTGCGCGGGTGCGCTCGTCCTAGCCCGAGTCAGCCGCTTGGTCTTCGGGGCCTTCGACGACAAGGCCGGTGCGGTCGGCTCGCTGTGGGATGTCGTCCGCGATCGGCGACTCAACCACCGCCCGGAGGTTGTCGGCGGTGTCTTGGCACCCGAATGTGGTGCGCTGCTGACGGACTTCTTCCGATCCTGA
- the thpR gene encoding RNA 2',3'-cyclic phosphodiesterase, translating to MFVAIVPPEEAVEHLDEFLDVRRESGSFRWTPAEQFHFTLAFCAAVPGGKSDDFVDRLERAAAKRTSFELRISGGGAFPDPASARVLWAGAQTDDAGRSELERAAAGARTAAATAGIEVDGRRFAPHLTVARLGRPTEMSNWVRLLEAYEGPSWRADRVTLIESHLGEGPRRRPRYEVVEEFALHTRP from the coding sequence ATGTTTGTCGCGATCGTGCCTCCCGAGGAGGCGGTGGAGCACCTCGACGAGTTCTTGGACGTACGCCGAGAGTCCGGATCGTTTCGCTGGACGCCTGCGGAGCAGTTCCACTTCACGCTGGCCTTCTGCGCGGCGGTGCCGGGTGGCAAGTCCGATGACTTCGTGGACCGGCTGGAGCGCGCCGCGGCCAAGCGGACTTCCTTCGAACTTCGGATCAGCGGCGGGGGAGCGTTCCCTGACCCGGCGTCCGCTCGCGTGCTGTGGGCGGGAGCACAGACCGACGACGCGGGGCGCAGCGAACTGGAGCGGGCTGCGGCGGGGGCTCGTACGGCCGCCGCCACTGCCGGCATCGAAGTCGACGGTCGACGCTTCGCGCCCCACCTCACAGTGGCGCGGTTAGGGCGACCAACCGAGATGAGCAACTGGGTCCGGCTGCTGGAGGCGTACGAAGGCCCCTCCTGGCGTGCAGATCGCGTCACTCTGATCGAGTCGCATCTGGGTGAGGGCCCGCGCAGGAGGCCGCGCTATGAGGTCGTGGAGGAGTTCGCTCTCCACACTCGACCCTGA
- a CDS encoding VIT family protein — protein sequence MSQPHIGTDEQPAHWHDEVDPSEGGRLNWLRAAVLGANDGIVSTAGVVMGVAGATTDHNAILVAGTAALVAGAISMAAGEYVSVSTQRDSEKAVLALEAEELRRMPETELAELAKMYEKKGLEPELAEKVAEQLTAHDALAAHAELEFGINPNELVNPWHAAWASMIAFTLGALLPLLIVAFTPSSARLIATVSSVAAALALTGYVSARLGLAPWVPAVVRNVAGGLLAMGITYLVGDLVGSQLG from the coding sequence GTGAGCCAACCGCACATCGGCACCGACGAACAGCCCGCCCACTGGCACGACGAGGTCGATCCCAGCGAGGGCGGCCGACTCAACTGGCTGCGAGCCGCGGTCCTCGGCGCGAACGACGGCATCGTGTCGACCGCCGGTGTGGTGATGGGTGTCGCCGGAGCGACCACCGACCACAACGCGATTCTGGTCGCCGGCACTGCGGCACTGGTCGCCGGGGCGATCAGCATGGCTGCGGGGGAGTACGTCTCGGTGAGCACGCAGCGCGACTCCGAGAAGGCGGTCCTCGCCCTCGAAGCCGAAGAGTTGCGGCGGATGCCGGAGACGGAACTGGCCGAACTGGCCAAGATGTATGAGAAGAAGGGTCTGGAGCCCGAGCTAGCCGAGAAGGTCGCCGAGCAACTCACTGCACACGATGCCTTGGCCGCGCACGCCGAACTCGAGTTCGGCATCAATCCCAACGAGTTGGTGAACCCCTGGCATGCCGCCTGGGCCTCCATGATCGCCTTCACTCTCGGGGCGCTGCTCCCGTTGCTGATCGTGGCATTCACTCCCTCCTCTGCCCGACTGATCGCCACGGTGTCGAGCGTCGCGGCGGCGCTCGCCCTCACGGGCTACGTCAGCGCTCGTCTCGGTCTGGCGCCGTGGGTTCCGGCTGTCGTACGCAATGTGGCCGGCGGGCTCCTCGCGATGGGGATCACCTATTTGGTCGGCGATCTGGTCGGCTCACAGTTGGGCTAG
- a CDS encoding glycosyltransferase family 2 protein: MVVHDANTSPAAGPSRGALVSLRVPTPRIDPSAEVLGSYRPSIGCVIPAYNEADSITQVLESLLNQTRLPDAIHVVVNNSTDDSVEVARRYAGLHVREVDGVDEFTEVYIHDIGDNPDKKVGALNYGFRLVDGVDYFLGVDGDTVAEPDAIEHLLTEIESDHRIGGISAIYDIDDRHIKGAVARFLIAGQRQQFASFNMQNLLRGRQMAVLGGQYSIFRMSALQRVMEETHQQHPWVRDSEIEDSLLSLQIRSAGFLTKISAHARAHVGGMLTLKSLDAQQVKWNAGAIDLMWPGQRGDTRGQPLHPNLRLRWFENFAMLLNTYTRFSLVVLFICSMLMDAFVFSWVWLTPPLIATLLNLRIAHSMKARTWRDYAFALLWFPAEIYIWARIGHFVRAWAKFLSRSDADNWALQSQAERGRGSHAYLAPYGIALVSAAALILIFLQLPESWRIVALYVGWISLAILTIAQSSWLFLKCLRNYRGYQV, from the coding sequence GTGGTCGTTCACGATGCCAACACCTCACCCGCAGCGGGACCTTCGCGCGGCGCGCTGGTCAGTTTGCGCGTCCCGACACCCAGAATCGACCCCAGCGCGGAGGTCTTGGGCTCCTACCGTCCCTCCATCGGGTGCGTGATCCCGGCCTACAACGAGGCTGACTCGATCACTCAGGTCCTCGAATCGCTGCTGAACCAGACCCGCCTGCCGGACGCGATCCACGTGGTGGTCAACAACTCCACCGACGATTCGGTCGAGGTGGCGCGGCGTTATGCCGGACTGCACGTACGCGAGGTTGACGGGGTCGACGAGTTCACCGAGGTCTACATCCACGACATCGGGGACAACCCCGACAAGAAGGTCGGTGCGCTCAACTACGGCTTCCGCCTCGTTGACGGCGTCGACTACTTCCTCGGTGTGGACGGCGACACCGTGGCGGAGCCGGATGCCATCGAGCACCTGCTCACCGAGATCGAAAGCGACCACCGCATCGGTGGTATCTCGGCGATCTACGACATCGACGACCGCCACATCAAGGGCGCGGTGGCCCGCTTCCTGATCGCCGGTCAGCGCCAGCAGTTCGCGTCCTTCAACATGCAGAACCTGCTGCGTGGCAGGCAGATGGCCGTCCTCGGTGGGCAGTACTCGATCTTTCGCATGTCGGCACTGCAACGGGTGATGGAGGAAACCCACCAACAGCACCCGTGGGTCCGTGACAGCGAGATCGAGGACTCACTGCTGTCACTGCAGATCCGCAGCGCCGGGTTCCTGACCAAGATCAGCGCACATGCTCGCGCCCACGTCGGCGGCATGCTGACGTTGAAGTCGCTCGACGCCCAGCAGGTCAAGTGGAACGCCGGCGCCATCGACTTGATGTGGCCCGGCCAGCGTGGCGACACCCGCGGCCAACCGCTGCACCCCAACCTGCGGCTGCGCTGGTTCGAGAACTTCGCGATGCTGCTCAACACCTACACCCGATTCTCCCTGGTGGTGTTGTTCATCTGCTCGATGCTGATGGACGCTTTCGTCTTCAGTTGGGTCTGGCTGACCCCGCCGCTGATCGCGACTCTGCTCAACCTGCGGATCGCGCATTCGATGAAGGCCCGCACGTGGCGCGACTACGCGTTCGCGTTGTTGTGGTTCCCGGCCGAGATCTACATCTGGGCCCGGATCGGGCATTTCGTACGCGCGTGGGCGAAGTTCTTGTCTCGCTCCGACGCCGACAACTGGGCCTTGCAGTCACAAGCCGAACGAGGCCGCGGTTCGCACGCCTACTTGGCGCCGTACGGGATCGCACTCGTCAGCGCGGCTGCGCTGATCTTGATCTTCTTGCAGTTGCCGGAGTCCTGGCGGATCGTCGCGCTCTATGTCGGCTGGATCTCGCTGGCGATTCTCACGATCGCGCAGAGCAGTTGGCTGTTCTTGAAGTGCCTGCGCAACTACCGCGGCTACCAGGTCTAG
- a CDS encoding helix-turn-helix transcriptional regulator yields the protein MNNDVRALRDQRGLSQAALGAALGVSRQTINSIETGKYDPSLPLAIAIARHFETTVEEIFHVD from the coding sequence ATGAACAACGATGTCCGGGCATTGCGAGATCAGCGCGGTCTCTCCCAGGCCGCGCTCGGCGCGGCGCTCGGGGTCTCGCGCCAGACGATCAACTCGATCGAAACCGGGAAGTACGACCCCTCACTGCCGCTGGCGATCGCGATCGCCCGACACTTCGAGACCACCGTGGAGGAGATCTTCCATGTCGACTAA
- a CDS encoding response regulator transcription factor has protein sequence MSDPTAHRLRRAVVIDDDDDIRELHGQIMTQSGFQPFLASNAVDGLAMVRELDPIVTIVDVSMPGMDGFAAARLIREFSDTYILMVSALSDEIDIIEGLSAGADDYLRKPFRPRELRARVEALLRRPRGFTELAGEPSPPAPAPAAVEPEVTKAAVLVDPVVHTPTGHDEDPVEVVVADTGGDQDEEVVRCGSLALNTTRQEVKVDGTEIGLNPSEYALLAALVESGGRVRSTANLVLCLRNEGYVTDYQIDENDQRTVRAHMSNLLRKLGDTGVTPKWVENVRGVGYRMCM, from the coding sequence ATGAGTGATCCCACGGCCCACCGACTGCGCCGTGCGGTCGTGATCGACGACGATGACGACATCCGCGAATTGCACGGCCAGATCATGACGCAGAGCGGCTTCCAGCCGTTCCTTGCCAGCAACGCTGTGGACGGCCTGGCGATGGTGCGCGAACTCGACCCGATCGTCACCATCGTCGACGTGTCGATGCCCGGCATGGACGGCTTCGCCGCGGCTCGGCTGATTCGGGAGTTCAGCGACACCTACATCCTGATGGTCAGCGCACTGTCCGACGAGATCGACATCATCGAAGGCCTGTCGGCCGGGGCCGACGACTACCTGCGCAAGCCCTTTCGCCCACGGGAGTTGCGCGCGCGGGTCGAGGCGTTGCTGCGCCGACCTCGCGGATTCACCGAGCTGGCGGGCGAACCGAGTCCGCCGGCGCCGGCGCCGGCGGCGGTCGAGCCCGAGGTCACGAAGGCCGCTGTCCTGGTCGACCCGGTCGTGCACACCCCGACCGGTCATGACGAGGATCCCGTCGAGGTCGTCGTGGCAGACACCGGCGGGGACCAGGACGAGGAGGTCGTACGTTGTGGCTCGCTGGCCCTGAACACAACGCGGCAGGAAGTCAAGGTCGACGGCACCGAGATCGGGCTCAACCCCAGCGAGTACGCGCTCCTGGCGGCGCTGGTCGAGTCGGGCGGCCGGGTCCGCAGCACCGCCAACCTGGTGCTCTGCTTGCGAAACGAGGGCTATGTCACCGACTACCAGATCGACGAGAACGACCAGCGCACGGTCCGGGCACACATGTCCAACCTGCTGCGCAAACTCGGCGACACGGGGGTGACACCGAAGTGGGTGGAGAACGTACGCGGCGTCGGCTACCGCATGTGCATGTGA
- a CDS encoding acyl-CoA dehydrogenase family protein, protein MDHQRLQDLHHQRRFSATWSIVAARTSPEKKAKGISLFGVDTTLPGFSVGRVLDKVGQDESDTAELSFENVRVSNADLIGPLDTGFISMMQFLPQERLGSAVTNLAHAAADP, encoded by the coding sequence CTGGATCATCAACGGCTCCAAGACCTTCATCACCAACGGCGGTTCAGCGCGACCTGGTCGATCGTCGCGGCGCGCACGTCGCCGGAGAAGAAGGCCAAGGGCATCTCGCTCTTCGGCGTCGACACCACACTGCCCGGCTTCTCGGTCGGTCGCGTGCTCGACAAGGTCGGCCAGGACGAGTCCGACACGGCCGAGTTGTCGTTCGAGAACGTACGCGTGTCCAACGCCGACCTGATCGGCCCGCTCGACACCGGCTTCATCTCGATGATGCAGTTCCTGCCTCAGGAACGGCTCGGCTCGGCGGTCACCAACCTCGCGCACGCGGCCGCAGATCCTTGA
- a CDS encoding acyl-CoA dehydrogenase family protein, producing MSRSRQAYVDQCVIAHAAGELTAVDAAKAKWWTSQVQNDVLDHCVQIYGGYGYMNEYRVARAWRDARVTKIWAGSNEIMKMLIARDLGL from the coding sequence GTGTCGAGGTCACGTCAGGCGTACGTCGACCAGTGCGTCATCGCGCACGCTGCCGGAGAGTTGACCGCGGTCGACGCGGCCAAGGCGAAGTGGTGGACGTCGCAGGTGCAAAACGACGTGCTCGACCACTGCGTACAGATCTACGGTGGCTACGGCTACATGAACGAGTACCGCGTGGCCCGCGCCTGGCGCGACGCCCGCGTCACCAAGATCTGGGCGGGTTCGAACGAGATCATGAAGATGCTGATCGCGCGGGACCTGGGTCTCTGA
- a CDS encoding carboxypeptidase regulatory-like domain-containing protein, translated as MRFKAALAGVTGLMSALALTGPYAAAAHTTEVPGSGLGEVVGRAIGLDGEGAARVKVALFDTNWTFLRDATTTATGRFSFAGLTPAGYRLQFSDQGPRWRLDALMTVDRFVSVTADATTATSIRLRRGAYVTGRVVAGPQQRPARAVTVVASDASGVSYEVRANSRGEFAMGGLPKGKVTLWGRDRRGRWVGRGLDVRLERPGAGPDVRLRLPVRAGGLQGFVFTGTSLPTESMWVTAVSKRTGQWWSARARRGDFLLRGLMPGRYTLIVPGTAGYPGAEVSPRVRVRAGRTRQVEVRLSPLPGT; from the coding sequence ATGAGATTCAAGGCAGCTCTGGCAGGCGTGACGGGACTGATGTCAGCACTCGCACTGACCGGACCGTACGCAGCCGCTGCACACACCACCGAGGTGCCGGGGTCGGGCCTCGGCGAGGTGGTGGGGCGCGCGATCGGCCTGGACGGCGAGGGCGCCGCCCGGGTCAAAGTGGCACTCTTCGACACCAACTGGACCTTCCTGCGCGATGCCACCACGACGGCGACCGGGCGCTTCTCCTTCGCTGGGCTGACTCCGGCCGGCTATCGCCTGCAGTTCTCCGACCAGGGGCCGCGCTGGCGCCTGGATGCCTTGATGACGGTCGACCGCTTCGTCAGCGTCACTGCGGACGCCACGACCGCCACCAGCATCCGGTTGCGCCGCGGCGCGTACGTCACCGGCCGGGTCGTGGCCGGCCCGCAACAACGCCCGGCGCGTGCGGTGACGGTGGTGGCCAGCGATGCCTCCGGGGTGTCGTACGAGGTGCGCGCGAACTCGCGCGGCGAGTTCGCGATGGGCGGGCTGCCGAAGGGAAAGGTCACCTTGTGGGGACGTGATCGCCGCGGGCGTTGGGTCGGGCGCGGACTGGACGTGCGATTGGAGCGGCCCGGGGCCGGGCCGGACGTACGCCTGCGACTGCCGGTGCGAGCCGGAGGCCTGCAGGGGTTCGTCTTCACCGGCACCAGCCTGCCCACGGAGTCGATGTGGGTGACCGCGGTCAGCAAGCGCACCGGCCAGTGGTGGAGTGCCCGGGCTCGGCGCGGTGACTTCTTGTTGCGTGGCCTGATGCCTGGTCGCTACACGTTGATCGTGCCGGGCACCGCGGGCTACCCGGGAGCCGAGGTGTCGCCTCGGGTACGCGTACGCGCCGGCAGGACTCGCCAGGTCGAGGTCAGGCTGTCGCCATTGCCGGGAACGTGA
- a CDS encoding acyl-CoA dehydrogenase: MSVLLSRHNLEFCLYDWLGTDELTSRSLYADHDHSTFAGLLELSEQLATEKFAPHNRASDLTEPTWDGTTVTVLPEVGEAIRAFADADLMGASFPTSAGGMQLPISVHTASMLWFHAANVATAGYPLLTSGNAHVLLEHASAEVADMFVPHLLSGRFLGTMALSEPAAGSNLADLTTRAERQDDGAYRLFGQKMWISGGDHELSENIVHLVLAKLPDAPAGTAGISLFAVPKFLVNPDGSLGERNDVVLSGINHKMGWRGTVNTAPVFGSGAHLPGGAPGAVGYLVGEENRGLRCMFTLMNEARIGVGSAAAALGSTAYLKSLSYARSRPQGRLLGAALDSPQVLLTQHADVRRMLLAQKAYAEGAIALVLYASRLVDDERSLEDGSESSRLLALLTPVAKSWPAQWCLAANDLAIQVLGGAGYTRDYDVEQHYRDNRLNPIHEGTHGIQAQDLLGRKVLGDGGAALSLLATRMAKTVARTDSVHGEALTQAMESLGSATTRVGAIALEDPARAMANATAYLEAFGHIVVAWLWLDQVVALGDRADSFARGKRAACEWFFASELPRVGVWLDSMADETAFELDPDWL, translated from the coding sequence ATGTCGGTCCTGCTCTCGCGCCACAACCTGGAGTTCTGTCTGTACGACTGGTTGGGCACTGACGAGCTGACATCGCGGTCCCTCTATGCCGACCACGATCACTCCACGTTTGCGGGTCTGTTGGAGTTGAGTGAGCAGTTGGCGACCGAGAAGTTCGCGCCACACAACCGAGCCAGCGACCTGACTGAGCCCACCTGGGACGGCACCACGGTGACGGTGCTGCCCGAGGTCGGGGAGGCGATCCGGGCCTTCGCAGATGCGGATCTGATGGGTGCGTCCTTTCCTACGTCAGCGGGCGGGATGCAGTTGCCGATCTCGGTGCATACGGCTTCGATGTTGTGGTTCCACGCGGCCAACGTGGCGACAGCCGGATATCCCCTGCTGACATCGGGCAATGCGCATGTGCTGCTGGAGCACGCTTCTGCCGAGGTCGCCGACATGTTCGTCCCACACCTGCTGAGCGGCCGTTTCCTCGGCACGATGGCGCTCTCGGAGCCCGCTGCCGGGTCGAATCTCGCCGACCTCACCACGCGCGCCGAGCGGCAGGACGACGGGGCGTACCGCCTCTTCGGCCAGAAGATGTGGATCTCCGGCGGCGACCACGAGTTGTCGGAGAACATCGTCCATCTGGTGTTGGCCAAACTGCCGGATGCGCCTGCGGGTACGGCAGGCATCTCGCTTTTCGCCGTGCCGAAATTCCTGGTGAACCCCGATGGCTCCTTGGGCGAGCGCAACGACGTCGTGCTCTCGGGGATCAACCACAAGATGGGGTGGCGCGGCACGGTCAATACGGCTCCGGTCTTCGGGTCCGGTGCTCATCTGCCCGGTGGTGCACCCGGCGCGGTCGGCTATCTGGTCGGGGAGGAGAACCGCGGCCTGCGCTGCATGTTCACCCTGATGAACGAGGCGCGGATCGGGGTCGGGTCGGCCGCGGCTGCTTTGGGCTCGACGGCCTACCTGAAGTCGCTTTCCTATGCGCGCTCTCGGCCCCAGGGCCGCTTGCTCGGCGCCGCTTTGGACTCACCGCAAGTGCTGCTGACGCAACACGCAGACGTACGCCGGATGCTGCTGGCCCAGAAGGCGTACGCCGAGGGCGCGATCGCGCTGGTGCTCTATGCCTCGCGGCTTGTCGACGACGAGCGATCGTTGGAGGACGGGTCCGAGTCCTCGCGGTTGCTGGCGTTGCTGACCCCGGTCGCGAAGTCGTGGCCGGCCCAGTGGTGCCTGGCTGCCAACGATCTGGCGATCCAGGTGTTGGGCGGGGCGGGGTACACCCGCGACTACGACGTGGAGCAGCACTATCGCGACAACCGGCTCAACCCGATCCACGAGGGCACGCACGGGATCCAGGCGCAGGACCTGCTGGGGCGCAAGGTGCTCGGCGACGGCGGGGCAGCGCTCTCGCTGCTGGCGACGCGGATGGCGAAGACGGTGGCGCGCACGGATTCTGTTCACGGCGAGGCGCTTACCCAGGCGATGGAGTCTCTCGGCTCGGCGACAACACGAGTCGGCGCAATCGCACTGGAGGATCCCGCCCGGGCGATGGCCAACGCGACGGCCTATTTGGAGGCGTTCGGCCACATCGTGGTCGCGTGGCTGTGGCTGGATCAGGTGGTGGCCCTGGGAGACCGCGCCGATTCGTTCGCACGCGGGAAGCGGGCGGCGTGCGAGTGGTTCTTCGCCTCCGAACTGCCGCGTGTGGGCGTCTGGTTGGACTCGATGGCCGACGAGACGGCCTTCGAGTTGGATCCGGACTGGCTCTGA
- a CDS encoding acyl-CoA dehydrogenase family protein: MEKYAENHGLDRQFWLDAGEAGLLGLEIPEEFGGAEAGDYRFNAVLTEELAKVNMTLPSCLGIHADIMRAVPRAPDQRGAEAALAAQVRHRRDSSPRSA, encoded by the coding sequence TTGGAGAAGTACGCCGAGAATCACGGCCTCGACCGGCAGTTCTGGCTCGATGCGGGCGAGGCGGGTCTGCTCGGCCTGGAGATTCCGGAGGAGTTCGGCGGCGCCGAGGCCGGCGACTACCGCTTCAACGCGGTGCTCACCGAGGAACTCGCCAAGGTCAACATGACGTTGCCGTCGTGCCTGGGCATCCACGCCGACATCATGCGCGCCGTACCTCGTGCACCTGACCAACGAGGAGCAGAAGCAGCGCTGGCTGCCCAAGTTCGCCACCGGCGAGACTCGTCACCGCGATCGGCATGA
- a CDS encoding ATP-binding protein has translation MDERGWDVIKSIQVFLDEAIDEVRQRGDESGPWLIDELTSHLGTDASKLPVTRMEVPGHQFVNLDIAMQALVEQHGGGSVLGVGGGDRRHHSSFGDLLQRNWRVPIGSVDRDRVDTGPDSSRDAVTFGIHLFSYDGVPVAALQKRRKEQYDGANGLEILAADDVVEALLADLRRMMLEKSVFRGQVLSFGNADPMYHRGSGGIVFLPRPAISAHDLVLPEGAAHRIERHVAGPARHRERLRAAGQHLKRGLLLYGPPGTGKTHSVRYLLSQLPDVTAVVLAGNSLGLISEATELAQALEPAIVVMEDIDLIAEHREYHGPQPLLYTLLDAMDGLNAEADVAFVLTTNRADLLEEALSQRPGRVDLALEVPLPDAAARSKLLRLYAGSLGLSDEAIESAAKRTNCVTASFFKELARRAVLVSADTSREMSDALFGEVLDEMLGDSEALTRSLLGSTGPGSGGMGSRGRSAGPSGFGTI, from the coding sequence GTGGACGAGCGCGGCTGGGACGTCATCAAAAGCATCCAGGTCTTCCTCGACGAGGCGATAGACGAGGTGCGCCAGCGTGGCGACGAGAGTGGCCCTTGGCTCATCGATGAACTGACCTCGCATCTAGGCACCGACGCGTCGAAACTGCCGGTCACACGGATGGAGGTGCCCGGGCATCAGTTCGTGAATCTGGACATCGCGATGCAGGCCCTCGTCGAGCAGCACGGCGGCGGCTCCGTACTCGGTGTCGGCGGCGGGGATAGACGCCACCACTCGTCCTTCGGTGACCTGCTGCAACGCAACTGGAGGGTGCCGATCGGCTCGGTCGACCGCGATCGCGTCGACACCGGGCCCGACTCCTCCCGCGACGCGGTGACGTTCGGCATCCACCTGTTCTCCTACGACGGCGTGCCGGTCGCGGCACTGCAGAAGCGCCGCAAGGAGCAGTACGACGGCGCCAACGGCCTGGAGATCCTGGCTGCGGACGACGTGGTCGAGGCCCTGCTCGCCGACCTGCGCCGGATGATGCTGGAGAAGTCGGTCTTCCGCGGCCAGGTGTTGAGTTTCGGCAATGCGGACCCGATGTATCACCGGGGCTCTGGCGGCATCGTCTTTCTGCCGCGCCCCGCGATCAGCGCTCACGATCTGGTCTTGCCCGAAGGCGCGGCGCACCGGATCGAGCGACACGTGGCCGGACCTGCCCGCCACCGCGAGCGCCTGCGGGCGGCCGGGCAGCACCTCAAACGTGGGCTGCTGCTGTACGGCCCCCCGGGCACAGGCAAGACCCATTCGGTGCGGTATCTGCTCTCACAATTGCCGGACGTCACGGCCGTCGTACTCGCCGGAAACTCCCTTGGACTGATCTCGGAAGCAACCGAACTCGCCCAGGCACTCGAGCCCGCGATCGTGGTGATGGAGGACATCGATTTGATCGCCGAGCACCGCGAGTATCACGGGCCGCAGCCGCTGCTCTACACGCTGCTCGACGCGATGGATGGCCTCAACGCGGAGGCCGATGTGGCGTTCGTACTCACCACCAACCGCGCCGATCTGCTGGAGGAGGCGTTGTCGCAGCGGCCCGGGCGCGTTGACCTGGCACTGGAGGTGCCGCTGCCGGATGCGGCGGCGCGCTCGAAGTTGCTGCGTCTGTATGCCGGGTCGCTCGGGCTGTCGGACGAGGCGATCGAGTCGGCGGCGAAGCGTACGAACTGCGTCACCGCGTCGTTCTTCAAGGAACTCGCGCGGCGCGCGGTCCTGGTCTCGGCCGACACCTCACGTGAGATGTCGGATGCGCTGTTCGGCGAGGTGCTCGACGAGATGCTCGGGGACAGCGAGGCGTTGACCCGGTCGTTGCTCGGCTCGACGGGGCCGGGCTCGGGCGGGATGGGTTCACGAGGTCGATCGGCCGGACCGTCCGGCTTCGGCACCATCTGA
- a CDS encoding DUF2231 domain-containing protein, with protein sequence MFDSIAGLPVHPLVVHAVVVLAPLAALLLVTYVLKPAWQRGLQWPLLGLSTIAAISAFVATQSGEALEHRVGEPGFDHAARGDLAAISTYVMLGAVGAVIFWLAAPGKGRSWPAIVLGIGAAAFVLTAVILAGHSGASSAWNGVITKN encoded by the coding sequence ATGTTCGACTCGATCGCAGGCCTGCCCGTCCACCCACTCGTCGTCCACGCGGTGGTGGTGCTGGCGCCGCTGGCAGCGCTGCTGCTGGTGACGTACGTCCTCAAGCCCGCCTGGCAGCGCGGTCTGCAGTGGCCCCTGCTCGGCCTGAGCACCATCGCGGCGATCAGCGCCTTCGTCGCCACCCAGAGCGGCGAAGCGCTGGAGCACCGGGTGGGCGAACCGGGCTTCGATCACGCCGCACGTGGGGACCTGGCGGCGATCTCGACGTACGTCATGCTCGGCGCGGTTGGCGCGGTGATCTTCTGGCTGGCTGCCCCGGGCAAGGGCCGGTCATGGCCGGCCATCGTCCTGGGCATCGGCGCTGCCGCCTTCGTGCTCACAGCCGTCATTCTGGCCGGGCACTCGGGCGCCTCGTCGGCGTGGAACGGCGTCATCACCAAGAACTGA